A DNA window from Methanothermobacter sp. contains the following coding sequences:
- a CDS encoding PAS domain-containing protein, producing ISEKKFRSLFVKLPVGVVLMDADGRILASNPTIREIFRQPADNRFIGELHRDLADVRKT from the coding sequence GGATCAGTGAGAAGAAGTTCAGGTCACTCTTCGTGAAACTCCCTGTGGGTGTGGTCCTCATGGATGCCGATGGAAGGATACTGGCGTCCAACCCCACCATACGGGAGATTTTCAGGCAACCGGCAGATAATAGATTTATAGGTGAACTCCACAGGGACCTTGCAGACGTCAGAAAAACTTAG